Below is a genomic region from Miscanthus floridulus cultivar M001 chromosome 1, ASM1932011v1, whole genome shotgun sequence.
CATCATAACCCGAGCAAGCAAAGGCCACCATTAGCATTTCTCACTAGTGTCTTTCCCTATCCATCGATCTGTCTATTTATATAGACGCTCTTCTTTGACACCATACATATCTGAGTACTATAGAACTCTCCAAGTACGCAAGAATTAGCATGCATTAAGATCTCTCCCACTCCTATCTCTTCCACACTAGCGTTGACAAATGTCGATGATTATGGGATCTTACACCACTGCAGTGAGACCATCGCCAGTCCTGCAGACTTCCTCTCTCTTGCTAGCCCGTGGTTCCTGGAGGCCCGCGGTGGCATTGCGGCCTTCTGCTACCGTGAAGTGCCGACGGCGGGCACTCACCGTGACGTGTGCACTCCCGGAGAAAGAACGGCCACCGGCATTCAGCATCCCGCCCACTGGTGAGTAGAGTACATGTATGCTTTCCATTTCCTTAGCTGGTGGATCAGGAATTCAGCATCGCTGACGAGAGCATGCGTTGCAGCTCTGCTGTGCCCCGTGCCCCTGCCAGACGGGAAGGAGCGGTgggacatcaaggaggaggatGACCACGTCACGCTGTGGCTCCAGGTGCCAGGGCTGTCGGCGAGCGACATCGAGGTAACCACCAGCGAGGACGTCCTCGAGATCAAACGCAGGGTCACCGCACAACAGCCGGTGCTTCCTGGGGACGCGCACGGCGTGGGCGCGTTCCACATCCGGCTGCTCTTGACCAAGGAGTACGACGGCAGCAACGTGACGGCCGACCTCAACGCCGGCATGCTGGAGGTCACCGTCCCCAAGAACCCGCAACGACCCGGCGAACGCGTCGTGCTGGGGCCGCCcaggcccacgcccacgccccgtGGAAACGAGAGCAGTACCAGGAAAGGTCCTCCTCAACCACAGCAAGAAAGGAAACCGGAACAAACCCTGGGCAGACAAAATACAAATGGATCGTCGTTCTAGCTGGCTGAGGGCTTTGCAGTCACTCCCGCTCGGACCCTGCTTTTCTTCTGTGTTGAAATAAGCCTCTCATTTCTAGCTCCGGGTGGACACAAACCAGCAATCGGCTTATGTTGTATCAATTGCCTGGAGAGAGCTTACGCTGTTGTAGTATCTCGTGTGTTTCCTTTAAAAacctttttttgtttctttattaCTTCCTCTGTTCctaattataagtcgctttgatcaTTTTGTTATGTATTTAGATACACTACATTCTATTTTGTTATCTATCTAGATATaacatatgtctagatacataacaaaatcgacttataatttgaaatgaagagagTACAATCACAAaatcgacttataatttggaacgaatggAGTACGAGTGTTTCTGGGCACCAAGTGGTCAGGATTCTCCCATCCTCAAAGGTCGTCCTCCTCTATTAAACAAGTTCTGATCAAGTGGACTTGGGCTCAAGATAATTGGGAGAGTTTTGAAGCTCTGTGCCAACGCTTTTCCGGCATCTCCTGCCTGGGGATCGGACATGCGCAGCCCACAGGACTTCGTAGGAATAATCGGCCCAAGTCCACAAGCGTGTGCATCTCCAGCCCAAATTGGTCCGTTCTGGCGAGAGAACAGAGAAAGAAGAGATTGTCCCATATAGAGAGAATATAGGGCCTGTTTCGTTGGTGGTCAACCCTTGGCCTGGTCTACTGGAGCCAACTTGGCCTTGTTTGGTTCCCTGTTTATTGGCTTTAGCCAGGCCAAAGCCGGCCTCCGTATGCGCGCTGGCCTGGCTCCGAAAGAACGGATCGGCGATCTGTTTTCCTGGGGCCTGGCTTGGACAGCGCTCGGTGTGGATTCGCGTAACCTCCGGAGCGGATGAGGACGACCCCCACGAGAGCTCCGCCTGTGCTCCCGCTGGCCACCGCCATATGAGCTCCGACGAGGTGCGCCAGCGGCCACCACTCCGACCAAGCTCCCATCGGCTCCGCCAGCTCGCGAGCTCCCGCCCGTGCTCTCGCGGCCACCACTGCTCCGGCGAAGCTTCGACCATACACCACCACCAcgcgagctcctcctcctcctccctcagcCACCATGGTGTGCTTTGCCGGCGGCtacgcgcccccccccccccccccccccccccccccggcccgCTCATCCACCTACTACAGGAACAGGAATGGGAACGGCAAGTACTTCCTCAAGGGCTCCTCCTCTTCCCTCATCCACCGGCACCGCACCAGGACGCCTCCTTCACCTTCAGCCAGGACAagagggccgccgccaccgcaaGAACTGGAGCACTAGACATGGAGGCGAGCTTGTTACAGGCGATGCCCACCAAGTGTTTGATAGAATGCGTGATTGGGGTGAAGTTACCATGAAGAAGATAAGGTGATTCTATGCAAGCCAAGTCAGAAAACTAAACACACCTATTCTAATCTAGGCTTAGATAGTCCATGCAACCAAACAAATACATGTTGGCTTGCTGGGACCATGATAAGCCTAGCCAGACTTCAATCCTAACCAGGCGTCCATGGAGACAGGGAACCAAACATGCCCATAGAGTTCTAAATTGCCTAATCTTTAGAGAATCTCTTACAAGACGAAATCTGCACCAACGACTTAGCATATTATTTTGCCACATGTCCTTCAAATCTCTATAATACGATCTCCGCCGGTTTCATTGGTTTCGAAACCTCGCGAATCTTCTCGGCGCATCGGCCCGTCCGCTCATCATTCGGCCTCTTCTCGACGCGTCTGTCCATTGCTCGCTCGGCGTCAATGAGCAAGGCGGCAGCGAAGGTGACCGTCGCAGACCACCAGTGCTGGCATGGTCCACCGGCGACCCCTCTCTCACGCCTTGCACTCGAGCTCCACCGCCCGGGCAATAAGGCCCTCGCCATCTCCTCGCACTCCGCCCCGACCGACCTCCGATCAATAGCTGCCTGCTGCCGTCTACTGTCTGAGGCAGCCCTGAggcacgagcagcagcgacgtcGTGGCCCAGGTGTGCTTCCGGTGAATCCCTGCAGGGATTAACACGGCCGCGTCTTCATGGGCGCCAATGTCATCCACGGGGACCTCAGGTATTTGATGGGTTTGATTATTTGATGTTAATGCCAACTTGTGGAGCTCTGATTAATATGGAGAGGTATCCTATACGTTGAATTGATTTGCAAAGGAAGACGAATACTCTTCGTTGGCTCCAATGGTCCAACATGACTAGGAGAGAACAAGAGAGAAAAGATGTGCTTAGTGGCAGTAAAAATCATCTTCAATCTATTTGTATGACCCAATACCAAAAAAAAATCAGCAAACTAACTCTAACAGACCAACTAGCAAGCTCACAAAACATGTAATTTTTGGAAGTGATTGAAACTATTGACTGGGGGGAAATTATGCCTTAGTATTACATATGCTTTTCTATATAATCTCACGAAGTATATATGATATATTTGCCTAACAAGAACTAGCTTGGATGATGCCTTTGTATAActttcttcttctgaatgttacTTGCCCTTGCCCAATATGCTTGATACTCTGATTCTGCTTTTGCTCCTAGCACTACTACTGCTGTTTTCTTGGACCTTATATCTCCATGTCACTTGCTAAGAAGCTTGAATGTACATATGATTCGGCAAGCCAAGCTGGATAAGTAATCTTCAGTGATCGCACATATATGTAAAATGCTTGAGTTCCTTGAGAAGAACAACAGTACTCATAATTATGTTTAATCCAGTTCATAGTTATACAGATACATGTCACAATTCACTTCGTGTGCAGACTAACATTACTTATATAATCTAATTCGCTCATTTATCTAATTGATAAATATAACGCATCGTGCTTGCCAATTGCATATACCCATCGTTGTCTTATATAAGCATAGAGAGCTTGTTTCCTCTCTTTTCTTTTCTCACTGGTAACTACTTTCAACTGTTATGCACAGGAGGAAATCACGTTCTCAACTTTGAAGTGTTTTTTACTCCATAATTTGAAAATTTTCTGTTCAATTCAGTACATGTACTTATCAAAACCATATCTTCATCAGCATCCTTGTGAAGTTACCATAAATGAAACACCTGAATGCTCTGGTAGTTTCAAAATATTCTAATTAACATATAATTTACTTTATCTTATTGATGGCACGCTACTACTTTATTAGATTGCCATTGGATGACTGTCATCTAACGATTCACATTGTTGGAATATACACTCACAGTGACATTACAACGAGTTGAAGGCTAACCTGAGCTGGCGCGGCAACGCCGTGCCCAAGGTTTTCTAGTATAGAGTTCTAAATTGCCTATGTTTCGTTAGCAAACGATCCATGTGTAACAGAACAATCAAATTCTCTATAGAAGCATTCCTCATCTGAATCCTTCCTGATCTTCTATTCTAACGCTTCCCCAAGTTCAGAGAGCTAACAACTATCTACTGGTCTCCACACGTGAAAGCGTCGATTCAAATTTGAATCTACCAAAATGAATATGTAAGATCACCACCAGAGACATAATATTTAATTGATAATGTTCGGCTTTTAGCAAATTTATTTTTCTGTAAAACAGCTAGGAAGATCGTCGTTCGGGCCCAGAAGCTTTTAATGacttttgagcacatcttctaaaaattccacatgcAACGTCTTTCACTTCTTTGAGCTCAATTTTTCTGTGGTTGGTTTTTGTGTGCTCCTAAgtcaaaaatatcaaaaaataaaaaagaaggaaaatgacatcactgccggttgataGCACAACCTGGGTATCACTGCTGGTTCGAAggcataaccggcagtgatgctcTTAGATCACTAACGGGTGATGTTTTGAACCAGTAGTGATATACGGTAAAAGCCTTTATTTCTCTAGATGTGACTTGGTTTGACCGGAGTCTGACCCATTCATCCCTAATCTCTCGTCCTTGTCTCCCTTATCATAGCCAGTTTTACCGAAAAGAGAGGTGTCCTAGATGTATAGATGGTGGCGTCCCCCTCCAGGTCCTCGGCCTTGCATAGAGTTTGTTGGCGACTGAGGTCGAAGCTCCCTCTCATTACATGCAATAAATGTAAGAAGTGTGCTGGAGTTCGCGGTAAGGAAGGCAGGTCCGAACTATGGCCACGTCTTCTAAAAAGTGTATGTATCACAAGGTTAGATCTTGTTGGGCGTTTTTTATGGTTTCTAGCCTTGTGATAATTTTGATTCGAAGTTCAAGATTTGGTGAtctaattttagtgggatgaTAGTGGATGCGAAGGCTAGTATTGAAAGGAAGAATATGTTCAGCCGTTTTTTATTATGGTTTCTACTTTCTAGCCTTGTGATGATTTTGATTCGAAGTTCATGATTTGGTGttctaattttagtgggatgaTAGTGGATGCGAAGGCTAGTATTGGAAGGAAGAATATGTTCAGTTGCTGAAAAAATGGGTAGAGAAGGCTGATGAGAGTGCACCTGATGTGCATGAAGAGGTGAATTAGAAGAAGCCCATTGATGAAGAACTGGCAAAGAATTTGTCTCTTTTAGATGGAATTGGAGGCGaaaattttgttttgttgaagtGCATTGTAGGTCTAGTTTGTTTAGTGCTAATTGGGATTATCTAGATTGTACGTAGGCTCTAAATGTTCTATTACATATTTTGCCTCCGGTTCTAATTCAGAGTGTCTATATTGTGTATCTGTCTAAGTTTGTACCTAGGTTGGCAAAAATTAATTTAAACTATACAAAATAGGTAACACAGTACAAAGAAAACAAACATACAACATTTTACCAACTAGATCCATGTTACAATCAAAGTCAAAGTCTAAAAACACATTACAATATAATCACCTTGAAAACATTCTTCTAGCACCCATGTGGGGTCTCTGAGGTGTAAGAGCAAACCGAAGGGGTTGGAGAGAACCAACCAGGGTGCGCAAGGGTTTGGAGCCCATTATGAGCAAGTGGTCATGTCTATCTCAATCCAGACCAACAAAAAGTTAAGAGTCGTGATGAGCAACTCCGCGTCGCTGGCTCAACGCAGACCAACAATCAATTGGGGGCGCTGAATAGAATTACATTGCTAACAACATCCAACCTTCAGTGTGCCTCTCTATCTTCACAAATATCATCTTGACTACGCATAATGAAATGTGTACGTGGAGGACTCTCTCACAAAAGAGCCCAAATATGTGAATACTATAAGTCGTAAAAATATTGTGATGAGGTATCTTGCATACTAAATCAGCTGGCAGGGGGACCTCATCTTTGGTCACGGAGGCATTCAGACGCCGCTTTTTATAACCAGAAGCAACAGTGGTAAGTGATCAACAGATGAGAATCAATGATGTGATAGTTATGTGGATCCAACGTTTGAAAAAAATAATAACAGGTCACAACAAAAACCTTTAGTGATATGCAAAATGTCATTGTAAGCTCGTAGCATTAGTCGGTAGTGATATCTTAGCTATCACTATCAGTTTGTAGCTTGAACCGACAGTAATATATCACCGTCGAGCTATCATTGTCAATTGGTAGCGTGAACCAGTGATAGGTGCCATCATTGCTAGGTGATTAGCTTCCCACCAATTTTCTAAATTCTAGGCTTACCACCTGCTAATTAAATGAGATCCAACGAGCAAACTTTTTTCGATGTGTAACAATTGCATTGCAACAAGGTCGTTTTAGCATATTCTTTCTTAATAAATCGAAGATGACTCACATTGGAAATCAGACTGAGTATTTTTTTTTAATGAATAAGACCTCAAGTTGATACAGAGAAAGACTGCAAAGTGACTTCTATGGCCTTGtttgggaaatggtactgtagcactttcgttgttatttggcaattagtcaccctgttcgcttattggtttcagccagcccaaaccagccagccaatagtattttcctctcacaacaaaccagcaccagctagcccaaaccagcccagaaaccaaccagcgaacaggccgagtgtccaatcatagtctaattaggcttaaaagattcatctcgtgaatttcgtctaaactgtgtaattagttttattttttatttatatttaatgcttcatgcatgcgtctaaagattcaatgtgacggggaatcttgaaaaattttgcaaaattttgggaactacaAGCCCACATATCACGACGATATCGTTTGCAATTAAAAGCACAGGTAGGGTGATAGTTTCATTAAATTCTTTATAAATTATGTTTTGATAGAGGATTTATTTGAACTTCTGGATTTTAATGTATTTTCTAAAAATTTGATAAAAAATAGAGAAGTTTGTTAGAGTTAAGATGAAGCTAAGTGAATTGTAATTTGAAACGCACATAGTATGTACCAGTTGTTTCCTATGTTTATTTTACGTTTGTAACCCTtgttaattaaattaataatatCCAACTGGTAAACTTCTTCCAATGTGTACCAATTGCAATGCAACAAGGTCGTTTTAGCATTTCATAATAAATCGAAAATGACTCACGTTCGAAATGAGACTGGGTATTTTTTTTAATGAGGCTGAGTATTTTTAATGAATAAGACCTCAAGTTGATATATTGAGAAAAGGATTGCAAGCTGACCTCTATGTATGGACAGGGAAACAACTGACAAGCCCACACCTCACGACGATTTCGTTTGCAATTAATAGGACAGCTAGGGTGACCATTTCGCTGCAAATTAGTGAAACCGAACCTTGCTCGCCAATCCCATTTTTCTCTTGTTTCTGCTATGGCTGGTAGATGCATCGATGGTTTATTTGATTACGCAATATACCGTCAGCACATTCGCGTGCTGTCGCATCTTGCGTGTGAAACCTGAGCTGATCACCAATTTCCAAACTATATATGTCTATAAACTAATGCAATTCTCTTTTTTAAGGAGTCAGACAATTTAAAGTTtaaccaaaattatataaaaatttaCTTATAATtataatacaaaataagtaccattaaattggttataaaatatattttcatagtaaacttagttgaagacataaatattaataatattcACTGTAAACTCGGTCAAAGTTAAACTAGTTTGACCCACACGTATTCTATatttgcattcttttgtggacggagggagtactaataGTGGCAATGCTTTTGTGCACGTCCATGTCGCCGCAATCCTCGATTGAATTTTGTACCTACAACATGGCAGATCCACTTAAGGTGTATGGGTACAACAAATTGACACATAGATCAGTCACACACCAACTAGAGCTAGATCGCCCGGGTCACCATGGATGGAAGAACACAACAGATAATTATCACGCTTTCACGGTGAAGAAAGGCTATGTTTACCAGCAGACTAGCAAAGGATAACCAATCGTGCTTGCGTGACGAAGAACGGCTAGTTTCTTAGCAAACTAGCAACGGAACCATTAAAGCTCTCCTAGGAGGGACCCCGTTAGGGCAAGGATATCGGTGGGTTGTCCTAGGTCGGCTGGCAAGCTTAGAGCGTCATCCTTGGATGTCGGATCAAAAGATGAACAACAACATGGAGTTGGAAAAGATGATTAGGGAAAGGTATTAAATGTAAATTTGATGATGGTACGTTGGATACCTCAATCGGCAATGTACCCCCTATTTTATAGAGAATAAGGGTGGTCTTATTCAATTGGAAAACCAATATGGTACTATTTTTATGTCGCTTCGTAGAGTTTTCTTAGACTTAGCCAAAACTGGTATGGGCTTCTTAATTAATTGTCCTAGGTCCAATCTAAGAGTCAACATATGCCCCCTGTCAAACAAGAGAACTCTGCATTCCCTTAGGGCGCGTTTGGTTAGCTTCTCAGATGAGCCAGGCTACAGGTAGCCAGGCCGAGCGCATGCGCATGGCCGGTGTTTGGTTATGGTACTCACAGAGCCTCGCTGTTCGGAGATTTCGTTTGGTTCACTGCATGTTAGCATCGGCTGTCTCACTGACATGTCCCGTTTGCATGCTTGCTGCGCTTGCGCGAGCCTGGCCGCGGAGGAACGAGGATTTTTGGCGTATGAGTTGAGCCTGGCTCACAAGGGAATCTTGCACCGCATGGGACAGGCCCTAACCTCCAACCAGGCAACCAAACGCTCGGAGCTACATCCGTAGAGCCTGGCCGCGGCGTATGCAGGTAACCAAACGCGCCCTTGAATGATGGTGTAAAGATAGTTTAATCTTGTAGATGTCTCAAAAAACACCATTGTGAGAAATAATGATATACCAACACCTTGGCTCTTGGCAAGCTGATTAACCATATTGTCACATCCAGAAGGTAGATTTAAAATGCATAATTCATGCCCCCAAGCCTTAAACATATCAAAGTAAATTCTATAGAGGCTCTTTTCATAGCACGATGGTTGCAAGCATTCATCGGTTATATTTTTACGCTAAGGGTGATAGCAAAGTATCGTCCATATAAATTCATCCACAAAAGTATGCATATGCATAGCCAGTCTCGTAGAAAAAGAGTATGCATAGCCGAATAAAATATTTCAGCTCTTGATTAGAAAGTTATCGATAAGCAAAACAACTTGGCATCCTCTATAATATGAAGACCCACATCAAGGATCAAAATAAGGAGTTGAGGGATAACCAAACATATGAGGGAATGAATTTCACAGAGGCATAGGTGAAGAATATGGATGATGCCATGACCAATAATCTTAATGATTTGGTGTGAACCTCCATCTTGACAATTGTTTCTTGAATCTTCTTCCTTCATTTGTTTTCGTTGCACCACTTGCTTGAACGTCATCCTTCTGAGTTTGAACTCTCCTTTTAGGAACCCACGTCAAATCCTTTTATATTAGCTTTTTTGCACTAAGCTTCTACAACTTATTTTCTTGTCACTTTGGTAAACCGAGTATCTTAGTTTTATTTCTGTTTTGGACAGCGGCAACCTCTCCTTGAATTTGGGCACTCTCACTTCTTTTGTTTAGATTTGGCACCTGCTTACGGCCACTGTTCTTCACACGACAAACCTGTTTTACCACTTTGGcctcgttcggcttgctgaaacttggctgaaaacattgttctggctgaaatgttgtgagagaaaaatactgtttcggctgaaaaaagaagccgatcAAGCCggatataaggtaagccgaatggGGCCTTTCTTCTTATGTTGAGCTCCGAACCGATTTGAATCAAATTGGTGTTTATAATATGATGATTTCTCTAAATATCTAGGAGCTGCATACTCTGTGTAATATGGCCTAAAGTATGGTGGAGCATGTGCCTCTTGACCAAACTAACCACAAGATGAATAAGGATGAAAACATATGGGTCGTAGTCCATATGACATAGGAATTGACTACTCAAAAGGAGAGTATATATATTGCTATTGTGTGAGATCTATTCCCTTGCTAATTCCACTCTTGAGACTTGTGCTTTGGAGACAATCTTGATGATTGGACCTTTCTTAGCTGATTCGCGATATTGGTTTCATCTTATTTCTTATATTTAGCCAGAAGTTCATCGAAACTGAGCTTTAACTTTTACTCTTATTCTTATCACAACCTTTACCTCCATCAGCTCTGTGATACTCCTTTTATCCTCCTCTTGATAGACATGTGCCACATGAGGATCCCTCTGATCCTAGGGAAACTAGCTTAACCAATATGCTAGCCGGTTTTAGCTACTACTCATCTACACTCAATTGGCAAGAGCTCAATCGATCATCCATAGATTGTGAAAGATCACCAACCACTAATGATTAATAATCTACCTTCTTTGGAGGAATTGGAGTATATTGTAAAAGATGATTACTTTCCTAGACATAATCGGTTTAGCCTGATTCTCCCTATTCAATGGGATCAATCGGCCTTTGCTTCAGCTAGAGAGATTTTGCTTGGCCCTAGTGTCTTCTGGATTTGTAATCACCCTAGTGTCCTCTAGAACATCTCCAATTTGCAATTCATGGACAACGACCTTGTCTTCGCATGAGGGCTTCAAATGTCTCTTTGACATTTGAGCTTTGACTTTTTGATGAATTGGATGATGCTAGCCGATTCTAAATCTATTTGCCATCAAGACCAACTGAATTCAATTGGTTGTTTTGTTGAGATTTACAAAATCTTATTCGTCCTTTATTAATGGCAGATTGGATCTTGATCAAACATATTGCAGTTAAAAGTATTATGATCAAAGGCATTATGCCACTTGGAATACATAAGCccttctagattttgaattgaaagCAAAACTTTGTGATCATTGAACCTAATAACATTATTCTCTAACAAGATTATAAAAGACAtgatcacaaaaagtaaagtcaaaggtgtactttgatttcttTAGCTGACTCTTTTATGGAGTCAGCTTTAAAGCTAGGCATACGAATGGTTCAGATTTGACATTAATCCATTCGGTCACACCTTTGCAATTCTCTTTCTTGCCAGATGTTTCAGGATTGATCATAAAACCAACATCGGCATCTGCAATATTTCTCAATGTTGGCCCTAAATCATTAAACCTAAAATAATTGCATAATTTGTTTCTCATTTGGGACCAAGTATGAATTGAATATAAAATAAGTAAAGGAACCCATGTAGATATAGAAGCCAAGGTAAACATTGGAGAAAGCACTAACTTTGACAAAATAGTGTTATCGGTCTCTTAATAAGGCATaatatgttggcccaaacaatcTAAATTTATTCCATCATCGACAAGTAAAATACCTTCCTCAATCAATCTCTTAACGCTACAACTAAGAATATCACTAATAGATGTAGCAATTGAAACAATATGACCAGATTGGGATTTCGATAAAACATTGTACTTGGTACCTTGTTAATCATGCATGAGAAGTGAAGGTACTTGATCTGAGTGATGTTGCTCCTCATCATCTGAGAACAACCAATTGCAGACTGCTCTGCAGAAATCTGGCTAGGTCGGTGTTCAAACCCGGCTAAGCCCATTTTTCCAGCACCACTAGAAATCTCCAGCTGTTGACACTCTAACACCTTTTCCTTGTCTTCAGGGGTTTCATCTTTAGTGACTTGGTATTCTTTGTTAAGCGAACAT
It encodes:
- the LOC136490430 gene encoding uncharacterized protein; the encoded protein is MSMIMGSYTTAVRPSPVLQTSSLLLARGSWRPAVALRPSATVKCRRRALTVTCALPEKERPPAFSIPPTALLCPVPLPDGKERWDIKEEDDHVTLWLQVPGLSASDIEVTTSEDVLEIKRRVTAQQPVLPGDAHGVGAFHIRLLLTKEYDGSNVTADLNAGMLEVTVPKNPQRPGERVVLGPPRPTPTPRGNESSTRKGPPQPQQERKPEQTLGRQNTNGSSF